Within the Hyalangium gracile genome, the region CGGTGGCGGAACCGGGGAGGAGTAGGAGCGGATGGGCCCTGCGATGTCGTAGCGGAGGGCCAGCTCAAAGGCTTTTCTCAGCAACTCCTCGCGTGGCACGAAGCCGAAGCCGTTGGCTTTGGCGTACTGCCGCCATGCCTCGTTCCACATGCCGCCTCGTGCCCCCCTGTGGATGCGGAGGTGGACATGCTCAGGGACGAGCATCGTCCACGCGTGGATGTTGATGCCATTGGCTTTGAACCATCGGGCGAGTATGGCCTCCTGTGGAAACAGGTGGTGCTTGATCAGCCTTCCTTCGAGCAGTGGAAAGGCGGGGAGAAAGCCGTCGCGGTAACGGAAGTGGACCGTCATCCGGGGCCGGGCGTCCTCGCGTAGACCGGCTCGCCTCCAGTTGCGATGGGGTCCAGGGGCCCGAAAGGGCGGGCGGAAACCACGTGCCAGTTCCACGTGACTGTCGAGAGATGCGTCCGCGACCGCCTCCGGATCCACATCCTCGCAACCGAAGATGCCGCATTCCCCGTCAACACACGCGAACACGACACAGTGATCGGCGCTGGGTTCCTCACATGTGGCGGGGTCAGCTCGCTGAGCAGCCTCCCACGCGCCCAAAGCGGGCGATGGAGCGGCGCATGCGGACAACAGCAGCGTCACGAAGGACAGTGGCACGAGAGCGCCTGGGAGGATGGGCTTGGCCATGATGCTTCAACTGGGTTGGTGGGCCGTCGTGCTTCTGGAGCCAGCCGCGCGCTCAGCTCCGGATGTAGCTGCGCTTGATGAGCTCCAGCTCCTCGGAGAGCTTCTTCATCTCCTCGCTCTCCTCGACGACCAGGCCCGTCGACCGGAGGATCGCCCCGAGCTGCATCTTGAAGACGTC harbors:
- the sitA6 gene encoding SitA6 family polymorphic toxin lipoprotein produces the protein MAKPILPGALVPLSFVTLLLSACAAPSPALGAWEAAQRADPATCEEPSADHCVVFACVDGECGIFGCEDVDPEAVADASLDSHVELARGFRPPFRAPGPHRNWRRAGLREDARPRMTVHFRYRDGFLPAFPLLEGRLIKHHLFPQEAILARWFKANGINIHAWTMLVPEHVHLRIHRGARGGMWNEAWRQYAKANGFGFVPREELLRKAFELALRYDIAGPIRSYSSPVPPPGPQLLAP